A section of the Sceloporus undulatus isolate JIND9_A2432 ecotype Alabama chromosome 3, SceUnd_v1.1, whole genome shotgun sequence genome encodes:
- the MRPL43 gene encoding 39S ribosomal protein L43, mitochondrial produces the protein MTGRGTPSRFLASVLRNGVGRYLVQLQRLTLTLSRDAQSSRGAREYIEEKVVDFARQNPGIVVYVTPKKCRVPTVVAEYLNGTVKEETLTSKTADEIAQIIYKLANQSGLEIIRIRKPFHTDNPSIQGQWHPFTNKPSVLSVQNVGQRCLPSAEN, from the exons atgacCGGCCGGGGCACGCCGAGCCGCTTCTTGGCCAGCGTCCTGAGGAACGGCGTGGGGCGCTACCTGGTCCAGCTCCAGCGCCTGACCCTGACCCTCAGCCGCGACGCCCAGAGCTCCAGGGGCGCCAG AGAATACATTGAAGAAAAAGTGGTGGACTTTGCCAGGCAGAACCCTGGAATTGTGGTTTATGTGACTCCAAAGAAATGCCGGGTTCCCACAGTGGTTGCTGAATACT TGAATGGAACTGTGAAGGAAGAGACTTTAACAAGCAAGACAGCAGATGAGATTGCACAGATCATCTACAAGCTGGCCAACCAGTCAGGCCTAGAAATCATCCGTATCCGAAAGCCCTTTCATACAGATAACCCCAGTATTCAAGGCCAATGGCACCCGTTTACAAACAAGCCCAGTGTGCTCAGTGTTCAGAACGTTGGTCAGCGGTGTCTCCCTTCTGCAGAAAATTAA